A part of Micromonospora chersina genomic DNA contains:
- a CDS encoding GGDEF domain-containing protein, with translation MGWLDRVDDQVDALRRARALQEASRSAEACALLDRVIRTTADPCARADALVQRLSALINLGRTAEFTRAIEEASAAVRDLAEPYLHGHLNALAALAAHHQGALDRCVTHLVRAARALGADDDPDRDTAWGWHDLAMAYSYLSFHGHALGAIERARQVGLTAGIPEETFAAPGIRLRNAVALDHNGDSDGCLRVLRDVAGDLARFLRAGRAGNLRPSSLAAYGYAAARRAALGDRVDSGGDADPARLLGHGGDSARARDLRQLGQVCLAVAEGRPIEAVARLDTIRVSDETLGAAEAPRLRSVALARAGDHAAAHRADRHAFRLAAQRSDRLRDVYIDGIAARIDHEEMRREAARYEGEALTDPLTGLPNRRRLERYIGAVVARGERVVIGVCDLDGFKAVNTRHGHHSGDLVLQRIAGVINRVMRRGDFVSRYGGDEFVVVLPETGMAEAVEVARRIQAAVHTEDWESLVPGTPVGVSIGFAEVDGGTGVSVREALGAAFELADREMLRAKDRLRAC, from the coding sequence GTGGGCTGGCTCGACCGGGTCGACGACCAGGTTGACGCCCTCCGGCGCGCCCGGGCGTTGCAGGAGGCCAGCCGCTCGGCGGAGGCGTGCGCCCTGCTGGACCGGGTCATCCGCACCACCGCCGACCCGTGCGCGCGGGCCGACGCGCTGGTGCAGCGCCTCTCCGCGCTGATCAATCTCGGTCGGACGGCCGAGTTCACCCGGGCCATCGAGGAGGCCTCCGCCGCCGTCCGGGACCTGGCCGAGCCCTACCTGCACGGGCACCTCAACGCCCTCGCGGCGCTCGCCGCCCACCACCAGGGCGCGCTCGACCGCTGCGTCACGCATCTGGTCCGGGCGGCCCGGGCGCTGGGCGCCGACGACGACCCGGACCGGGACACCGCCTGGGGCTGGCACGACCTGGCCATGGCCTACTCCTACCTGAGCTTCCACGGCCACGCGCTCGGCGCGATCGAGCGCGCCCGCCAGGTGGGGCTGACCGCCGGCATCCCGGAGGAGACCTTCGCCGCGCCCGGCATCCGGCTGCGCAACGCCGTGGCGCTGGACCACAACGGCGACAGCGACGGCTGCCTCCGGGTGCTCCGCGACGTGGCGGGCGACCTGGCGCGGTTCCTGCGCGCCGGGCGGGCCGGGAACCTGCGGCCGAGCAGCCTGGCCGCCTACGGCTACGCGGCGGCCCGGCGGGCGGCGCTCGGCGACCGGGTCGACTCCGGCGGAGACGCCGACCCGGCCCGGCTGCTCGGGCACGGCGGGGACAGCGCCCGCGCCCGTGACCTGCGCCAGCTCGGCCAGGTCTGCCTGGCCGTCGCCGAGGGGCGCCCCATCGAGGCGGTCGCCCGGCTGGACACCATCCGCGTCTCCGACGAGACGCTGGGCGCAGCCGAGGCGCCCCGGCTGCGCAGCGTGGCGCTGGCCCGGGCCGGTGACCACGCCGCCGCGCACCGGGCCGACCGGCACGCGTTCCGGCTGGCCGCACAGCGCAGCGACCGGCTGCGGGACGTCTACATCGACGGCATCGCCGCCCGCATCGACCACGAGGAGATGCGCCGCGAGGCCGCCCGGTACGAGGGCGAGGCGCTGACCGACCCCCTCACCGGGCTGCCCAACCGGCGCCGGCTGGAGCGCTACATCGGCGCGGTGGTGGCCCGTGGCGAACGGGTGGTGATCGGCGTCTGCGACCTGGACGGGTTCAAGGCCGTGAACACCCGGCACGGGCACCACTCGGGCGACCTGGTGCTGCAACGGATCGCCGGGGTGATCAACCGGGTCATGCGGCGGGGCGACTTCGTGTCCCGCTACGGCGGCGACGAGTTCGTGGTGGTGCTGCCCGAGACCGGCATGGCGGAGGCCGTCGAGGTGGCCCGGCGGATCCAGGCCGCCGTCCACACCGAGGACTGGGAGTCGCTGGTCCCCGGCACCCCGGTCGGGGTGAGCATCGGCTTCGCCGAGGTCGACGGGGGCACCGGGGTGAGCGTCCGGGAGGCGCTGGGCGCGGCCTTCGAACTGGCCGACCGGGAGATGCTGCGCGCCAAGGACCGCCTCCGCGCCTGCTGA
- a CDS encoding phosphotyrosine protein phosphatase, whose amino-acid sequence MPPFTVLHVCMGNICRSPMAERLLVLAVRERLGRLGVDPASSDELVHSHSAGTGGWHAGEEMNPPAARQVTSRGGAVDGFAARRLRSDLIDAADLVLTATADQHEYVVALRPDAAARTFVLGEFGRLLGTVDRAGLPPVEPTPEAVYARGVALVEAADAARQGSAALPTDDLDDPWGRGDQCFSRVADEIEETVQPLAAALLP is encoded by the coding sequence GTGCCCCCGTTCACCGTCCTGCACGTGTGCATGGGCAACATCTGCCGGTCCCCGATGGCCGAGCGGCTGCTGGTGCTCGCCGTCCGGGAGCGGCTGGGCCGGCTCGGCGTCGACCCGGCCAGCTCGGACGAACTGGTGCACAGCCACAGCGCCGGCACCGGCGGCTGGCACGCCGGTGAGGAGATGAACCCGCCGGCGGCCCGGCAGGTGACCTCGCGCGGCGGCGCGGTGGACGGGTTCGCCGCCCGGCGGCTGCGTTCCGACCTCATCGACGCCGCCGACCTGGTCCTCACCGCCACCGCCGACCAGCACGAGTACGTGGTGGCGCTGCGCCCGGACGCCGCCGCGCGCACCTTCGTGCTGGGCGAGTTCGGCCGGCTCCTCGGCACGGTGGACCGGGCCGGGCTGCCGCCCGTGGAGCCCACCCCGGAGGCCGTCTACGCCCGGGGCGTGGCGCTGGTCGAGGCGGCGGACGCGGCCCGACAGGGCAGCGCCGCGCTGCCGACCGACGACCTCGACGACCCCTGGGGCCGGGGCGACCAGTGCTTCAGCCGGGTGGCCGACGAGATCGAGGAGACCGTCCAGCCGCTGGCCGCCGCGCTCCTTCCCTGA
- a CDS encoding L-threonylcarbamoyladenylate synthase, with translation MLYDCRSPADRDRGIAAAIEAVKNGELVVLPTDTVYGIGADAFTPYAVKALADAKGGARQAPPVLIGSRHTLDGLVFSLPRSARELVEAFWPGALTIVVEHSPSLAWDLGDSSGTVAVRMPLHPVALEVLRETGPMAVASANKVGQPAALTAEEARDQLGYGVRAYLEAGPAPDPVPSTIVDLTGEVPRVLRQGAVSLEKLRDVVPDILDERGV, from the coding sequence ATGCTCTACGACTGTCGGTCGCCCGCCGACCGGGACCGCGGCATCGCCGCTGCGATCGAGGCGGTCAAGAACGGGGAACTCGTCGTCCTGCCGACCGACACGGTCTACGGCATCGGCGCCGACGCCTTCACCCCGTACGCGGTGAAGGCCCTCGCGGACGCCAAGGGTGGCGCCCGGCAGGCGCCCCCGGTGCTCATCGGTTCCCGGCACACCCTCGACGGCCTGGTCTTCTCGCTGCCCCGCTCGGCCCGCGAACTGGTCGAGGCGTTCTGGCCGGGCGCGCTGACCATCGTGGTGGAGCACTCGCCGAGCCTGGCCTGGGACCTGGGCGACTCCAGCGGCACGGTGGCGGTGCGGATGCCGCTGCACCCGGTGGCGCTGGAGGTGCTGCGGGAGACCGGGCCGATGGCGGTGGCCTCGGCCAACAAGGTCGGCCAGCCGGCCGCGCTCACCGCCGAGGAGGCCCGCGACCAGCTCGGCTACGGCGTCCGGGCCTACCTGGAGGCCGGCCCGGCACCGGACCCGGTGCCGAGCACCATCGTCGACCTGACCGGCGAGGTGCCCCGGGTGCTGCGCCAGGGCGCGGTGAGCCTGGAGAAGCTGCGCGACGTGGTGCCGGACATCCTCGACGAGCGGGGGGTCTGA
- the prmC gene encoding peptide chain release factor N(5)-glutamine methyltransferase produces MTSLPQHPSEGSERERPSRAVARAARALAAAGVEAPRAEAELLAAYVLEVPRGRLALADGLTPAQRDRLDTLVDRRVAREPLQHLTGVAGFRHLELAVGPGVFVPRPETELLAGWGIEQARRSPAPLVVDLCSGSGAIALAVAQELPSARVVAVERSPAALDWLRRNAAGRAAAGDCPIEVVAADVTDPELLADLVGRVDVLLCNPPYVPRSVVVPPEVAGHDPDEAVFGGADGLDVIRPVVGRAAALLRPGGVLGVEHDDTHATAVPALLAADGRYERVEEHRDLVGRPRYATASRRADGHHADPAPAWQTGSS; encoded by the coding sequence GTGACCTCCCTACCGCAACACCCGTCCGAAGGGTCAGAACGCGAGCGCCCCTCGCGGGCGGTCGCCCGGGCGGCCCGGGCCCTCGCGGCGGCGGGCGTCGAGGCGCCCCGCGCGGAGGCCGAGTTGCTGGCCGCGTACGTCCTGGAGGTGCCGCGCGGCCGGCTGGCACTCGCCGACGGCCTGACCCCGGCGCAGCGGGACCGCCTCGACACGCTCGTCGACCGGCGGGTGGCCCGGGAACCCCTCCAGCACCTCACCGGCGTCGCCGGGTTCCGGCACCTGGAACTGGCTGTCGGCCCGGGCGTCTTCGTGCCCCGGCCGGAGACCGAACTGCTGGCGGGCTGGGGGATCGAGCAGGCGCGCCGGTCGCCCGCGCCGCTGGTCGTCGACCTGTGCAGCGGCTCCGGCGCGATCGCCCTGGCGGTCGCCCAGGAGCTGCCGTCGGCCCGGGTCGTGGCGGTGGAACGGTCGCCGGCGGCGCTGGACTGGCTGCGCCGCAACGCCGCCGGGCGGGCCGCCGCGGGGGACTGCCCGATCGAGGTGGTCGCCGCCGACGTCACCGACCCGGAGCTGCTCGCCGACCTGGTGGGCCGGGTCGACGTGCTGCTCTGCAACCCCCCGTACGTGCCCCGGTCGGTCGTGGTGCCGCCCGAGGTGGCCGGCCACGACCCGGACGAGGCGGTGTTCGGCGGCGCGGACGGGCTGGACGTGATCCGCCCGGTGGTGGGCCGGGCCGCCGCGCTGCTGCGCCCCGGCGGGGTGCTCGGCGTCGAGCACGACGACACCCACGCCACGGCGGTGCCCGCGCTGCTCGCCGCCGACGGCCGCTACGAGCGGGTCGAGGAGCATCGTGACCTGGTCGGGCGGCCCCGGTACGCGACCGCGTCCCGCCGGGCGGACGGCCACCACGCCGACCCCGCCCCGGCGTGGCAGACTGGCTCCTCGTGA
- the glyA gene encoding serine hydroxymethyltransferase: MENARNTFWGPDFQQLSTVDPEIAEVVLGELARLRGGLQLIASENLTSPAVLAALGSTLTNKYAEGYPGRRYYGGCAEVDRAEELGIARAKELFGAEHANLQPHSGASANLAAYAALVQPGDTVLAMDLPHGGHLTHGSRVNFSGKWFHPVGYAVRPDTELIDYDEVRDLALAHRPKLIICGATAYPRLIDFARFREIADEVDAYLMVDAAHFIGLVAGRAIPSPVPYADVVTCTTHKVLRGPRGGMILCRESLAARIDKAVFPFTQGGPLMHAVAAKAVALREAAQPEFRAYASQVVSNAQALTDGLAAEGMRPVSGGTDTHLALIDLRETGVTGAAAEARCDAAGITLNKNAIPYDPQKPMVASGIRVGTPSVTTQGMREGEMRRIAALIARAVRTDPESPGGADELGRIAGDVTELVGAFPAYPRG, encoded by the coding sequence GTGGAGAACGCGAGGAACACCTTCTGGGGGCCGGACTTCCAGCAGCTCAGCACCGTCGATCCGGAGATCGCCGAGGTGGTGCTGGGGGAGCTGGCGCGGCTGCGCGGTGGGCTGCAACTGATCGCCAGCGAGAACCTCACCTCGCCCGCCGTGCTGGCCGCCCTCGGCTCCACGCTGACCAACAAGTACGCCGAGGGCTACCCGGGCCGGCGCTACTACGGCGGCTGCGCCGAGGTGGACCGCGCGGAGGAACTCGGCATCGCCCGGGCGAAGGAGCTGTTCGGGGCCGAGCACGCCAACCTCCAACCGCACTCCGGCGCGAGCGCCAACCTGGCCGCGTACGCGGCCCTCGTGCAGCCGGGCGACACCGTGCTGGCCATGGACCTGCCGCACGGCGGGCACCTCACCCACGGCAGCCGGGTGAACTTCTCCGGCAAGTGGTTCCACCCGGTCGGCTACGCGGTGCGGCCGGACACCGAGCTGATCGACTACGACGAGGTCCGCGACCTGGCCCTCGCGCACCGGCCGAAGCTCATCATCTGCGGCGCGACGGCGTACCCCCGGTTGATCGACTTCGCCCGGTTCCGGGAGATCGCCGACGAGGTCGACGCCTACCTCATGGTGGACGCGGCGCACTTCATCGGCCTGGTTGCCGGCCGCGCCATCCCGTCCCCGGTGCCCTACGCCGACGTCGTCACCTGCACGACGCACAAGGTGCTGCGCGGCCCGCGCGGCGGCATGATCCTCTGCCGGGAGTCGCTGGCCGCCCGGATCGACAAGGCGGTCTTCCCGTTCACCCAGGGCGGCCCGCTCATGCACGCGGTCGCCGCCAAGGCGGTAGCGCTGCGCGAGGCCGCCCAGCCCGAGTTCCGGGCGTACGCGTCCCAGGTGGTCAGCAACGCGCAGGCGCTCACCGACGGGCTGGCCGCCGAGGGCATGCGGCCGGTCTCCGGCGGCACCGACACCCACCTGGCGCTGATCGACCTGCGCGAGACCGGGGTGACCGGCGCCGCGGCCGAGGCGCGCTGCGACGCCGCCGGCATCACCCTGAACAAGAACGCCATCCCGTACGACCCGCAGAAGCCGATGGTCGCCTCCGGCATCCGGGTGGGCACGCCGAGCGTCACCACCCAGGGCATGCGCGAGGGGGAGATGCGCCGGATCGCCGCGCTGATCGCCCGGGCCGTGCGCACCGACCCGGAGTCGCCCGGTGGCGCGGACGAGCTGGGCCGGATCGCCGGCGACGTGACCGAGCTGGTCGGCGCCTTCCCGGCGTACCCCCGTGGCTGA
- a CDS encoding SDR family oxidoreductase, producing the protein MRCLVTGATGYIGGRLAPRLLADGHTVRCLARKAGRLRDVPWASRAEIAEGDLRKPETLPAAFEGVDVAYYLVHSLGQRGFETADREAAENFAEAARAAGVRRIVYLGGPEPAADRKVPSAHLRSRAEVGRILLASGVPAVVLRAAVIIGSGSASFEMLRYLTERLPGMVTPRWVRNRIQPIAVRDVLRYLVGCADLPAEVNRAFDIGGPEVLTFQDMMQRYARVAGLRRRIILPVRPLTPSLSSYWVGWVTPVPNSIARPLVESLVHEAVAHEHDIARYVPDPPGGLTGFDQSVALALAKVRDGQVETRWSTASGPDAPAEPLPTDPQWSGGTAYTDVRERAVDAPTAALWRVVEGVGGEHGWYSFPLAWSVRGWLDRLIGGVGLRRGRRDPHHLQVGEALDFWRVEEIVPGELLRLRAEMRLPGRAWLEMRVEPAGDGHSRYVQRAVFLPHGLPGHLYWASVAPFHAVVFGGMARNIARGAERPGHH; encoded by the coding sequence GTGAGATGCCTCGTCACCGGCGCCACGGGTTACATCGGTGGCCGCCTCGCGCCCCGGCTGCTCGCCGACGGGCACACGGTCCGCTGCCTGGCCCGCAAGGCGGGGCGGCTGCGCGACGTGCCGTGGGCGTCCCGGGCCGAGATCGCCGAGGGCGACCTGCGGAAACCGGAGACGCTGCCGGCCGCGTTCGAGGGCGTGGACGTGGCGTACTACCTGGTCCACTCGCTCGGCCAGCGCGGCTTCGAGACGGCCGACCGGGAGGCGGCGGAGAACTTCGCCGAGGCGGCCCGCGCCGCGGGCGTACGCCGGATCGTCTACCTCGGCGGGCCGGAGCCGGCGGCGGACCGGAAGGTCCCGTCGGCGCACCTGCGGTCCCGCGCGGAGGTCGGCCGGATCCTGCTGGCCAGCGGGGTGCCGGCCGTGGTGCTGCGGGCCGCCGTGATCATCGGGTCCGGCTCGGCCTCGTTCGAGATGCTGCGCTATCTGACCGAGCGGCTGCCGGGCATGGTCACGCCACGCTGGGTGCGCAACCGGATCCAGCCGATCGCCGTCCGCGACGTCCTGCGCTACCTGGTCGGCTGCGCGGACCTGCCGGCCGAGGTGAACCGGGCCTTCGACATCGGCGGCCCGGAGGTGCTCACCTTCCAGGACATGATGCAGCGGTACGCGCGGGTGGCCGGGCTGCGCCGGCGGATCATCCTGCCGGTCCGGCCGCTGACCCCGTCGCTCTCCTCGTACTGGGTCGGCTGGGTGACGCCGGTGCCGAACTCGATCGCCCGGCCGCTGGTGGAGAGCCTGGTCCACGAGGCGGTCGCCCACGAGCACGACATCGCCCGGTACGTGCCCGACCCACCGGGCGGGCTGACCGGCTTCGACCAGTCCGTCGCCCTGGCGCTGGCGAAGGTCCGTGACGGCCAGGTGGAGACCCGGTGGTCGACCGCGAGCGGGCCGGACGCCCCGGCCGAGCCGCTGCCCACCGATCCGCAGTGGTCGGGCGGCACGGCGTACACCGACGTGCGGGAGCGGGCGGTGGACGCCCCGACGGCCGCGCTGTGGCGGGTCGTCGAGGGGGTCGGCGGCGAGCACGGCTGGTACTCGTTCCCGCTGGCCTGGTCGGTCCGGGGCTGGCTGGACCGGCTGATCGGCGGGGTGGGGCTGCGCCGGGGCCGGCGCGACCCGCACCACCTCCAGGTCGGCGAGGCGCTGGACTTCTGGCGGGTCGAGGAGATCGTGCCGGGCGAGCTGCTGCGGCTGCGCGCCGAGATGCGGCTGCCCGGCCGGGCCTGGCTGGAGATGCGCGTCGAGCCGGCCGGCGACGGCCACAGCCGCTACGTGCAGCGCGCCGTCTTCCTCCCGCACGGCCTCCCCGGCCACCTCTACTGGGCCTCGGTCGCCCCGTTCCACGCCGTCGTCTTCGGCGGCATGGCCCGCAACATCGCCCGCGGCGCCGAACGCCCCGGCCACCACTGA
- a CDS encoding transglycosylase domain-containing protein, giving the protein MNRAHLNKLFTVLLAGVLAGLALGAAALPAALVFGLGFKNLMPYAALPESLKTPQPAQRSNLYASDGRTLITSFYVEDRVDVPVEEVAPVMRQAIVAAEDVRFYQHHGVDVRGVARAFTANRRDGTRQGASTLTMQYVRNALAGDPRLTEEQRARATEITVGRKVREMRYALALERRISKDEILGRYLNIAYFGAGAYGIAAASKRYFSTTPAQLTLAQSALLAGLVRSPDTDDPINGDADAALGRRAYVLDRMVETGQVAEADAARAKGEQLDLKPSATPNDCAAVPAGHNDWGFFCDWFTQWWNAQPAFGKTVDERQRTLRRGGWSIVSSLDPDVQAKAIEQVLRIYPVTNQRAAPTAVVQPGTGRVLAMAVNRNYSVAPNPDARQNYPNTVNQLVAGGPGIEGYQAGSTFKLFALLAALESGLPLSTEFDSPRVFVTKYPIDGGPASCGGHWCPENANPVWMDGDRTMWDAFGRSVNTYFAWLTEQVGADRVVEMAERLGIVFRSPEDARLARDGAKNWGPFTLGVSSTTPLDLANAYATVAAEGTWCRPTPVASITDPTGRKIAAGNPDCRQVLDTEVARAAADAARCPVGDQSMYRRCDGGTAEQLAPGLRRPLAGKTGSSERNATETVVAFTPQLSVATIAANPDDPRDAVGGGVQVRQIEAVGRLLAWALRDQPVLDFVPPGQTVAFQRTSPRTGD; this is encoded by the coding sequence ATGAACCGGGCCCATCTCAACAAGCTGTTCACCGTCCTGCTCGCCGGCGTGCTCGCCGGGCTGGCCCTGGGCGCCGCCGCGCTTCCGGCGGCGCTCGTCTTCGGGCTCGGCTTCAAGAACCTGATGCCCTACGCCGCGCTGCCGGAGTCGCTGAAGACGCCGCAGCCGGCCCAGCGCTCCAACCTGTACGCCAGCGACGGCCGCACCCTGATCACCTCCTTCTACGTGGAGGACCGGGTGGACGTGCCGGTCGAGGAGGTGGCGCCGGTGATGAGGCAGGCCATCGTTGCCGCCGAGGACGTCCGGTTCTACCAGCACCACGGCGTCGACGTGCGCGGCGTGGCGCGCGCCTTCACGGCCAACCGGCGCGACGGCACCCGGCAGGGCGCCTCCACGCTGACCATGCAGTACGTCCGCAACGCGCTGGCCGGTGACCCCCGGCTGACCGAGGAGCAGCGGGCCCGGGCCACCGAGATCACCGTCGGCCGCAAGGTCCGCGAGATGCGGTACGCGCTGGCCCTGGAACGCCGGATCAGCAAGGACGAGATCCTCGGGCGCTACCTGAACATCGCCTACTTCGGCGCGGGCGCGTACGGCATCGCGGCGGCCAGCAAGCGCTACTTCTCCACCACGCCGGCCCAGCTCACCCTGGCCCAGTCGGCACTGCTCGCCGGGCTGGTCCGCTCACCCGACACCGACGACCCGATCAACGGCGACGCCGACGCGGCGCTGGGCCGCCGGGCGTACGTGCTGGACCGGATGGTGGAGACCGGCCAGGTGGCCGAGGCGGACGCGGCCCGGGCCAAGGGCGAACAGCTCGACCTCAAGCCCAGCGCCACCCCGAACGACTGCGCCGCGGTGCCCGCCGGGCACAACGACTGGGGCTTCTTCTGCGACTGGTTCACCCAGTGGTGGAACGCCCAGCCCGCGTTCGGCAAGACGGTGGACGAGCGGCAGCGCACGCTGCGCCGGGGCGGCTGGTCGATCGTGTCCTCCCTCGACCCGGACGTGCAGGCCAAGGCCATCGAGCAGGTGCTGCGGATCTACCCGGTCACCAACCAGCGGGCCGCGCCGACCGCCGTCGTGCAGCCGGGCACCGGCCGGGTGCTGGCCATGGCGGTGAACCGCAACTACAGCGTGGCCCCGAACCCGGACGCCCGGCAGAACTATCCGAACACGGTGAACCAGCTGGTCGCCGGAGGCCCGGGCATCGAGGGCTACCAGGCCGGCTCGACCTTCAAGCTCTTCGCCCTGCTCGCCGCGCTGGAGTCCGGGCTGCCGCTGAGCACCGAGTTCGACTCGCCCCGCGTCTTCGTCACGAAGTATCCGATCGACGGCGGCCCGGCGAGCTGCGGCGGCCACTGGTGCCCGGAGAACGCCAACCCCGTCTGGATGGACGGCGACCGCACCATGTGGGACGCGTTCGGCCGGTCGGTGAACACCTACTTCGCCTGGCTGACCGAGCAGGTCGGCGCGGACCGGGTGGTGGAGATGGCCGAGCGGCTGGGCATCGTGTTCCGCTCGCCCGAGGACGCCAGGCTGGCCCGGGACGGCGCGAAGAACTGGGGGCCGTTCACCCTCGGCGTCTCCTCCACCACCCCGCTCGACCTGGCCAACGCGTACGCCACGGTGGCCGCCGAGGGGACCTGGTGCCGGCCCACCCCGGTCGCCTCGATCACCGACCCCACCGGGCGGAAGATAGCGGCCGGCAATCCGGACTGCCGCCAGGTGCTCGACACCGAGGTGGCCCGGGCGGCGGCGGACGCGGCCCGCTGCCCGGTCGGTGACCAGTCGATGTACCGCCGGTGCGACGGCGGCACCGCCGAGCAGCTGGCGCCCGGCCTGCGCCGCCCGCTGGCCGGCAAGACCGGCAGCTCGGAGCGGAACGCCACGGAGACCGTGGTCGCCTTCACCCCGCAGCTCTCCGTGGCCACCATCGCCGCGAACCCGGACGACCCCCGGGACGCCGTCGGCGGCGGGGTCCAGGTCCGCCAGATCGAGGCCGTGGGCCGCCTCCTCGCGTGGGCCCTGCGGGACCAGCCGGTCCTGGACTTCGTCCCGCCGGGCCAGACCGTCGCCTTCCAGCGGACCAGCCCCCGCACCGGCGACTGA
- a CDS encoding AtpZ/AtpI family protein — protein sequence MAGDQKPPSAGGPGDVPPGAGQGWTALSYLIGGMLVWGFIGWLVDRWLDTGGVATGIGIVLGMAGGIILVVRRLGTPT from the coding sequence ATGGCCGGTGACCAGAAACCCCCCAGCGCTGGCGGCCCGGGCGACGTTCCGCCCGGTGCCGGTCAGGGTTGGACCGCGCTCTCATACCTCATCGGGGGCATGCTCGTCTGGGGTTTCATCGGCTGGCTGGTCGACCGTTGGCTCGACACCGGCGGCGTCGCCACCGGCATCGGGATCGTGCTCGGCATGGCCGGGGGAATCATCCTGGTCGTCCGCCGGCTGGGCACGCCTACTTAG